A portion of the Oxynema aestuarii AP17 genome contains these proteins:
- a CDS encoding competence/damage-inducible protein A, with protein sequence MSAEIICVGTELLLGDILNSNARFLAGELASLGIPHYFQTVVGDNPQRIQQVLQVARDRGSQLLIFTGGLGPTPDDLTHETLAQFFGVSLVEKPEILEDIAAKYAARGRKMAPSNRKQALIPAGADILPNRAGTAPGIIWQPEPGLTLLTFPGVPGEMHRMWQETAVPYLKEHGWGREIIYSRVLKFWGISESELAEKVSRFFEQSHPTVAPYASNGEVKLRLSARARSPQEAQSAIAPVIEQIKAIAGSDCFGSDEDTLASVVGRLLLESGQTIAVAESCTGGGLGQLITAVAGSSSYFMGGVISYDNQVKIGLLGVDPAVLAREGAVSATVAEQMARGVRDRLGTDWGVSITGIAGPGGGSEAKPVGLVYIGLAGSDGSADSFKYQFGALRDRDLIRHFSACCALDRLRRKLLR encoded by the coding sequence ATGAGTGCTGAAATTATTTGTGTGGGTACCGAGTTGCTGTTGGGCGATATTCTCAACAGCAACGCTCGATTTTTAGCCGGGGAACTCGCCAGTCTGGGCATTCCCCATTACTTTCAAACCGTTGTCGGAGATAACCCGCAACGGATTCAACAGGTCTTGCAAGTCGCGCGCGATCGCGGCTCCCAACTGCTCATTTTTACAGGGGGCTTGGGCCCGACTCCGGACGACCTGACCCACGAAACCCTCGCCCAATTTTTCGGGGTGTCTTTAGTCGAAAAACCAGAAATTCTCGAAGATATCGCCGCTAAATATGCCGCACGCGGGCGCAAAATGGCGCCGAGTAACCGCAAACAAGCCTTAATTCCCGCCGGGGCGGACATTTTACCGAATCGGGCCGGAACCGCACCCGGTATTATTTGGCAACCGGAACCGGGATTGACTTTGCTGACGTTTCCCGGCGTCCCCGGCGAAATGCACCGGATGTGGCAGGAAACGGCGGTTCCCTACCTCAAAGAGCACGGATGGGGTCGGGAAATTATTTACAGTCGCGTGTTGAAGTTTTGGGGGATTTCCGAATCGGAACTCGCCGAGAAGGTCAGCCGTTTTTTCGAGCAAAGTCATCCGACGGTGGCCCCTTACGCCAGCAATGGCGAGGTGAAATTGCGACTTTCCGCCCGGGCCCGATCGCCTCAAGAAGCCCAAAGCGCGATCGCCCCGGTTATCGAACAGATTAAAGCAATTGCCGGATCGGACTGTTTCGGTAGCGACGAGGATACCCTCGCTTCCGTGGTCGGTCGCTTACTCCTGGAGTCCGGTCAGACGATCGCCGTGGCCGAGTCCTGTACGGGAGGCGGCTTAGGCCAGCTTATTACCGCCGTAGCGGGCAGTTCGAGCTATTTTATGGGGGGAGTCATTTCTTACGATAACCAAGTCAAGATCGGCCTGCTAGGGGTCGATCCGGCGGTGTTGGCGCGCGAGGGGGCGGTGAGTGCGACGGTCGCCGAGCAAATGGCGCGCGGGGTGCGCGATCGCTTGGGGACCGATTGGGGGGTCAGTATTACCGGAATTGCCGGACCGGGGGGCGGGAGTGAAGCGAAACCCGTCGGTTTGGTCTATATCGGTTTGGCGGGGTCGGATGGTAGTGCGGACAGTTTTAAATATCAGTTTGGGGCGTTGCGCGATCGCGATTTAATTCGCCATTTCAGCGCCTGTTGTGCGCTCGATCGCCTCCGCCGAAAATTATTAAGATGA
- a CDS encoding AAA family ATPase yields MRFNPNFCRNESEVESKLIVSYLLPKLGYPPESWHQEVTFSSIRLDFLAFATQAIPFVLSADSPLTVVMEAKHPRQKLDRHVRKFRRYLTQLHVKYGLLTNGKQLRIYRRDGTQIKLVFQCSGDKIDDNFSIIESLIGRDRLQQELDPKSGDRPPPISSHSIDRSLSTELSDLETTPVREIRDRSPIPERTSSMKVIAVYHNKGGVGKTTVVVNLAAALRKQGKRVLVIDIDSQANTTFATGLIKFDDEEFDDIRDSNILHVLQSEEYHPIDEVARTSEFCSPEIDVIPAHIDLMQYESELNQLDYSRLSLLDKLDSVRDRYDIVLIDTPPSLNLYARIALITADYVMIPSDLKPFSNQGLNNVKDLIKNVNGFRKQLRRGPVEILGILPCKISTNARFIQSTFQKRRELIPTRYGLELLDSTIYDRDDLAKCSEQVQLVGDLEIACPRSVLDFKPDSTAAQEFEVLALEVLNKTGLAS; encoded by the coding sequence TTGAGGTTTAATCCCAATTTTTGCCGCAATGAAAGCGAAGTTGAAAGTAAACTGATTGTCAGTTACTTATTGCCAAAATTAGGTTATCCTCCCGAAAGTTGGCATCAAGAAGTAACCTTCAGCAGCATTCGCCTCGACTTCTTAGCTTTCGCCACTCAAGCCATTCCCTTTGTCTTAAGTGCGGATTCCCCTCTGACTGTAGTCATGGAAGCCAAACATCCCCGGCAAAAACTCGATCGCCACGTCCGCAAATTCCGGCGATATTTAACCCAACTTCACGTTAAATACGGATTGCTAACCAATGGAAAACAACTCAGAATTTATCGACGGGACGGTACTCAAATTAAACTAGTTTTTCAATGTTCGGGAGATAAAATTGATGACAATTTCTCTATAATAGAGAGTTTAATCGGTCGCGATCGCCTCCAACAAGAACTTGACCCCAAAAGTGGCGATCGTCCCCCTCCGATCTCGTCTCATTCCATCGATCGTAGTTTATCAACGGAATTATCCGATTTAGAAACAACCCCTGTTCGAGAAATCCGCGATCGCTCACCTATCCCCGAGAGGACATCATCGATGAAAGTTATTGCCGTTTATCATAACAAAGGTGGCGTCGGAAAAACCACCGTTGTCGTCAACTTGGCGGCTGCCTTAAGAAAACAAGGTAAGCGAGTTTTAGTTATCGATATCGACAGTCAAGCGAACACCACCTTTGCTACCGGATTAATCAAATTTGACGATGAAGAATTCGACGACATTCGAGATAGTAATATCTTACACGTTTTACAGTCCGAAGAATATCATCCCATCGATGAAGTAGCCCGAACCTCCGAATTTTGTAGCCCGGAAATTGATGTTATTCCCGCCCATATTGATTTAATGCAATATGAAAGTGAATTAAATCAACTTGACTACAGCCGCTTGAGTCTGCTAGATAAGCTCGACTCCGTGCGCGATCGCTACGATATCGTTTTAATCGATACGCCCCCCTCCCTCAATCTTTACGCCAGAATTGCTTTAATTACTGCCGATTATGTAATGATTCCCTCCGATCTCAAACCCTTTTCTAATCAAGGGTTAAATAACGTTAAAGACTTGATCAAAAATGTCAACGGATTTCGCAAGCAACTCAGACGTGGCCCGGTCGAAATCTTAGGGATCTTACCCTGTAAAATCTCGACCAATGCACGGTTCATTCAATCAACTTTTCAAAAACGCCGGGAACTGATTCCCACTCGTTACGGACTGGAACTTCTCGACAGTACCATTTACGATCGCGACGACCTCGCTAAATGTTCCGAACAAGTGCAACTCGTCGGCGATTTAGAAATTGCTTGTCCGCGATCGGTTCTCGATTTTAAACCCGATTCGACCGCCGCCCAAGAATTTGAAGTTCTCGCCTTAGAAGTCTTAAATAAAACTGGATTAGCTTCATGA
- the aroQ gene encoding type II 3-dehydroquinate dehydratase has protein sequence MLNILVLHGPNLNLLGRREPGVYGLATLDDITALLEREAQTLEAKIETLQSNHEGVLIDAIHDALGKHDGILINPGAYTHTSVAIRDAIAGVNLPTVEVHLSNIHRREPFRHHSYIAPVAVGQISGFGPDSYRLGLYALVNYLKQKS, from the coding sequence TTGTTGAATATTTTGGTCTTGCACGGACCAAACCTGAATCTCCTGGGTCGTAGAGAACCAGGAGTTTATGGTTTGGCGACTTTAGATGATATCACGGCTTTATTAGAACGAGAAGCCCAAACCCTAGAGGCAAAAATCGAAACCTTGCAATCCAATCACGAGGGGGTTTTGATTGACGCGATTCACGACGCCTTGGGGAAACACGACGGCATTTTGATCAATCCGGGGGCGTATACTCATACCAGTGTAGCCATTCGAGATGCGATCGCCGGAGTCAATTTACCGACGGTAGAGGTTCATTTGAGTAATATTCACCGTCGAGAACCATTTCGCCACCATTCTTATATTGCCCCGGTTGCTGTGGGACAAATTAGTGGTTTCGGACCGGACAGTTATCGATTGGGATTATATGCGTTGGTGAATTACTTGAAGCAGAAGAGTTGA
- a CDS encoding fumarylacetoacetate hydrolase family protein, protein MAQRYVRIQTPEGRIYYGLLQLSRSVQLLDAPPWLKGQPTERSLPPDSYKLLAPCAPSKIVAVGKNYTDHAAEMGTPVPSEPLLFLKPPSAAIAHGDAIAYPPQSQQVEYEGELALVIGDRCVQCGPEEAGAKIWGYTIANDVTARDLQKRDGQWTRAKGFDTFCPLGPWIVRELSPGSRLQTFLNDDPQPVQSALVDEMVFPPDVLVSYISQVMTLLPGDVVLTGTPRGVGPLAIGDRTRISIEGIGVLENTVKQRLP, encoded by the coding sequence ATGGCACAGCGCTATGTCCGCATCCAAACTCCAGAAGGACGGATTTACTACGGTTTACTGCAATTGAGCCGCAGCGTTCAGTTGCTCGACGCTCCTCCCTGGTTAAAAGGACAACCGACCGAGCGATCGCTTCCTCCGGACAGTTACAAGCTGCTGGCACCTTGCGCGCCCTCGAAAATTGTGGCGGTGGGCAAAAACTATACCGATCACGCCGCCGAAATGGGAACCCCGGTACCGTCGGAACCCTTGCTGTTTCTCAAACCGCCAAGTGCGGCGATCGCCCACGGCGATGCGATCGCCTATCCACCGCAATCGCAACAGGTGGAATACGAAGGCGAATTAGCCCTGGTGATCGGCGATCGCTGCGTCCAGTGCGGCCCGGAAGAAGCGGGCGCCAAAATCTGGGGCTACACGATCGCCAACGACGTCACCGCCAGAGATTTGCAAAAACGGGACGGACAGTGGACGCGAGCCAAGGGATTCGATACCTTCTGCCCCCTCGGCCCGTGGATCGTGCGCGAATTGAGTCCCGGGTCGCGCTTGCAGACCTTTCTCAACGACGACCCCCAACCCGTTCAGTCGGCCCTAGTCGATGAAATGGTCTTTCCGCCGGACGTCTTAGTGTCGTATATTTCCCAGGTAATGACCTTGCTCCCCGGGGATGTAGTGTTGACGGGAACGCCGCGCGGGGTCGGTCCGCTCGCGATCGGCGATCGCACCCGCATTTCCATCGAAGGAATCGGCGTTTTAGAAAATACGGTCAAACAACGCTTACCTTAG
- a CDS encoding cobalt-precorrin-6A reductase, with protein sequence MNSSGYIWLVGGTRESAELARTLLAQGIAAIVSVTTESARSLYPPDPALSVWVGKLDRDRLPQFLGDRRIRAIVDASHPHAVEISQLAIAASREFALPYLRYERPEIPDREGDRVQYFDSFAALVAGETLAGHRVLLTIGYRYLSLFRPWQRRSTLFARILPSQTALQAALDAGFTGDRLIALRPPISLALERALWQQWQLTAVVTKASGSPGGEHIKRQLAAELGIDLLAIRRPQLDYPQQTQTIDRAIAFCHHYR encoded by the coding sequence GTGAACTCCTCCGGGTACATCTGGCTCGTCGGCGGCACCCGCGAAAGTGCCGAACTCGCCCGCACCCTGCTCGCGCAAGGGATCGCGGCGATCGTCTCGGTGACCACGGAATCGGCCCGATCGCTCTATCCCCCAGATCCCGCCCTGTCCGTCTGGGTCGGCAAACTGGACCGCGACCGCCTGCCGCAGTTTCTCGGCGATCGCCGGATCCGCGCGATCGTCGATGCCTCCCATCCTCACGCCGTCGAAATCTCACAACTGGCGATCGCCGCCTCCCGGGAGTTTGCCCTCCCTTACCTGCGCTACGAACGCCCGGAAATCCCCGACCGGGAGGGCGATCGCGTCCAATACTTCGATTCTTTCGCCGCCCTCGTCGCCGGAGAAACCCTCGCCGGACACCGGGTTTTACTCACAATCGGCTATCGTTATTTATCGTTATTTCGTCCCTGGCAACGGCGATCGACCTTATTCGCCCGGATTTTACCCTCACAAACCGCCTTGCAAGCCGCCCTCGATGCCGGATTTACAGGCGATCGCCTCATCGCCCTGCGTCCGCCGATCTCCCTCGCATTAGAGCGCGCCCTCTGGCAGCAATGGCAGCTTACCGCCGTCGTCACCAAAGCCTCCGGATCCCCTGGCGGCGAGCATATCAAGCGCCAACTCGCCGCCGAATTGGGCATCGACCTGCTCGCGATCCGACGCCCCCAACTCGACTATCCCCAGCAAACCCAGACGATCGATCGCGCGATCGCCTTTTGTCACCACTATCGCTAA
- a CDS encoding Tic20 family protein has product MTWRGTTPISDRIFACLPYLLPAIEGLRFGRFLFEQFPQLQIIFIPLLPVIQLYESIPFAGLIIFFVLLFAVVRNENISHFIRFNTMQAILLDIVVLLCGLILPILGNMLGALAIEALFNTVFLGIWVAFIYAVAQSLMGRYAEIPAISDAVHMQVRS; this is encoded by the coding sequence ATGACTTGGCGCGGGACTACACCCATTTCCGACCGTATTTTTGCCTGTTTACCTTACTTACTTCCGGCGATCGAAGGGCTGCGCTTCGGTCGGTTTTTATTCGAGCAGTTTCCGCAGTTGCAAATTATTTTTATTCCCCTCTTACCTGTTATCCAACTGTACGAGAGCATTCCCTTTGCCGGACTGATTATTTTCTTCGTGCTGCTGTTTGCCGTGGTTAGAAATGAAAATATCAGTCATTTTATTCGCTTTAACACGATGCAAGCAATTTTATTAGACATCGTTGTGCTCTTATGCGGGTTGATTCTGCCGATTTTGGGCAACATGTTAGGGGCTTTGGCGATCGAAGCTCTCTTTAATACGGTCTTTTTAGGGATTTGGGTCGCTTTCATTTATGCCGTGGCGCAGTCGCTGATGGGTCGCTATGCCGAAATTCCGGCCATTTCCGATGCGGTTCACATGCAAGTGCGCTCTTAG
- a CDS encoding class I SAM-dependent methyltransferase: MSVPSAFPSPHRDRAGASPWETAIAPVALRYNREYRGEPFDLPEEVEAMPIFHERASGQLQAKITSPFWELVKPKKNQHCLDLGCGVGFLIYPWRDWGAYFYGREISSVARDALNARGPQLNSKLFKGVQLGSADRLDYGEESFDLAIATGFSCYYPLDYWVEVLSEVRRVLKPGAHFVFDVVDPASPLAENWAILETYLGAEVFLEPIAAWEQLIKSSGGKILKRQPGELFNLYKIKFPS, encoded by the coding sequence ATGTCTGTACCTTCTGCTTTTCCCTCTCCCCACCGCGATCGCGCGGGCGCCAGTCCCTGGGAAACGGCGATCGCCCCCGTCGCCTTGCGCTACAACCGCGAGTATCGCGGCGAACCGTTCGACCTCCCGGAAGAAGTCGAAGCGATGCCGATCTTTCACGAACGCGCCTCGGGTCAACTGCAAGCTAAAATTACCTCGCCGTTCTGGGAACTGGTCAAACCGAAAAAAAACCAACACTGTCTCGATCTCGGTTGCGGCGTCGGCTTTTTAATCTACCCCTGGCGCGATTGGGGCGCGTATTTTTACGGTCGCGAAATTAGCAGCGTCGCTCGCGACGCGCTCAATGCTCGCGGTCCCCAGCTTAACTCCAAACTGTTTAAAGGCGTCCAATTGGGATCCGCCGATCGCCTCGACTACGGCGAGGAATCTTTCGACCTGGCGATCGCCACCGGATTTAGCTGTTACTATCCTCTCGATTATTGGGTCGAAGTCCTCTCCGAAGTCCGCCGCGTCCTCAAACCGGGAGCGCACTTTGTGTTCGACGTCGTCGATCCCGCTTCCCCCCTCGCCGAAAACTGGGCGATCCTAGAAACCTATCTCGGCGCCGAGGTCTTCCTCGAACCGATCGCCGCCTGGGAGCAATTGATTAAATCCTCCGGCGGCAAAATCCTCAAACGCCAACCCGGCGAATTATTTAATTTATACAAAATCAAGTTTCCCTCGTGA
- a CDS encoding glycosyltransferase family 4 protein, with protein MPYQPFDLVSLYHLVAFIVSAVVVLCTTPWVKKIALKSGRVDLPGGRKVHSQPMVRLGGVSIFLGALSALLIVWWTGGFGILPPDKEYEIWGVTIGGLAFFLIGLADDLFGLSPFMRLFLQGIVAGAAWNVGVQIEFISIPFAGLVTLPDWISFPITIVWLVGMTNAINWIDGLDGLAAGVSGIAAVVMLTVSLFMHQPAAALIAAALAGGTLGFLRYNFNPAQIFMGDGGSYYIGFTLAGVGVIGLVKTTAVTAVVLPYIILAVPILDMSAVIVDRLRNGKSPFTADKRHLHHRLLAAGLSHRLTVLFIYSLTLWVGSIALAFAGIPSGIAYALGATALLSYTSWKVMKHAR; from the coding sequence ATGCCTTACCAGCCGTTCGATCTGGTCTCCCTCTACCATCTGGTTGCCTTCATCGTCTCAGCCGTGGTGGTTTTGTGTACGACCCCTTGGGTCAAAAAAATTGCCCTCAAAAGCGGTCGCGTAGACCTGCCCGGAGGTCGCAAAGTCCACAGCCAACCGATGGTACGCTTGGGAGGAGTGTCCATCTTCTTAGGCGCCTTGAGCGCTCTTTTAATTGTATGGTGGACTGGAGGCTTCGGCATCCTACCCCCAGACAAAGAATACGAAATTTGGGGCGTGACCATTGGCGGACTCGCCTTTTTTCTGATTGGCTTAGCCGACGACTTGTTCGGTCTGTCCCCCTTTATGCGCTTGTTCCTCCAAGGGATCGTAGCCGGGGCCGCCTGGAACGTCGGCGTTCAAATCGAATTTATCAGTATTCCCTTCGCCGGATTGGTCACCTTACCCGATTGGATCAGTTTTCCGATCACGATCGTCTGGCTGGTCGGCATGACCAACGCCATTAACTGGATCGACGGCTTAGATGGGTTGGCGGCGGGGGTCTCGGGGATTGCCGCCGTGGTCATGCTGACGGTGAGCTTATTCATGCACCAACCTGCGGCGGCCCTGATTGCGGCGGCCCTCGCCGGGGGAACCCTCGGGTTTTTGCGATACAACTTCAACCCAGCTCAAATCTTTATGGGCGATGGCGGGTCTTACTATATCGGTTTTACCCTGGCGGGGGTCGGGGTGATCGGCTTAGTCAAAACGACTGCAGTCACTGCAGTCGTTTTACCGTATATCATTCTCGCCGTACCCATATTGGATATGTCCGCCGTGATCGTCGATCGCCTCCGTAACGGCAAATCGCCCTTCACCGCCGACAAACGCCACTTACACCACCGTTTACTCGCGGCGGGACTCTCCCACCGTCTGACCGTCTTGTTCATTTACTCCCTAACCTTGTGGGTCGGCAGCATTGCCCTCGCTTTCGCCGGAATTCCTAGCGGGATCGCCTACGCATTGGGGGCGACGGCCCTGTTGAGCTATACGAGTTGGAAAGTGATGAAACACGCCCGCTAA
- the glyA gene encoding serine hydroxymethyltransferase, whose translation MTSSNLDFLAETDPTVAGLIGQELQRQRDHLELIASENFTSAAVLAAQGSVLTNKYAEGLPRKRYYGGCEYIDGIEQLAIDRAKELFGAAWANVQPHSGAQANFAVFLALLQPGDTIMGMDLSHGGHLTHGSPVNVSGKWFKVEHYGVSPETEQLDYDRIRELAKQHQPKLIICGYSAYPRVIDFEKFRAIADEVGAYLMADIAHIAGLVATGHHPNPLPHCHVVTTTTHKTLRGPRGGLILTDDAELGKKFDKAVFPGSQGGPLEHVIAAKAVAFGEALKPEFKAYSGQVIENAKALAAALQQRGFKLVSDGTDNHLMLVDLRSISMTGKQADRRVSQVNITANKNTVPFDPESPFVTSGLRLGSPAMTSRGMGTEEFTEIGNIIADCLLNPEDEAIAADCRRRVAQLCEKFPLYPHLNVPVTAIA comes from the coding sequence GTGACTTCAAGTAACTTAGACTTTTTAGCCGAAACCGATCCGACCGTTGCCGGACTCATCGGACAAGAACTCCAACGCCAACGGGATCACTTAGAGCTCATTGCCAGTGAAAACTTCACCTCAGCCGCCGTTTTGGCCGCTCAGGGTTCCGTGCTGACCAATAAATACGCCGAAGGACTGCCCCGCAAACGCTACTATGGCGGGTGCGAGTACATCGACGGAATCGAACAGTTGGCGATCGATCGCGCCAAAGAGCTGTTTGGGGCCGCTTGGGCCAACGTCCAACCGCACTCCGGAGCCCAAGCGAACTTTGCGGTCTTCCTGGCCTTGCTCCAACCCGGCGATACGATTATGGGGATGGACTTGTCCCACGGGGGTCATTTAACCCACGGTTCCCCAGTGAACGTGTCTGGCAAGTGGTTTAAAGTCGAGCATTACGGGGTCAGTCCCGAAACGGAGCAACTCGATTACGATCGCATCCGCGAATTAGCCAAACAACACCAGCCGAAATTAATCATCTGCGGTTACTCCGCTTATCCGCGCGTCATCGACTTCGAGAAATTCCGGGCGATCGCCGACGAAGTGGGCGCCTACTTGATGGCCGATATCGCCCACATTGCCGGATTGGTGGCCACCGGACACCACCCCAATCCCCTGCCCCACTGCCACGTGGTCACCACCACCACCCACAAAACCCTACGCGGGCCGCGCGGCGGGCTAATCCTGACCGACGACGCCGAACTGGGTAAAAAATTCGATAAAGCCGTATTTCCCGGCAGCCAAGGCGGTCCCCTCGAACACGTGATTGCGGCCAAAGCCGTCGCCTTCGGCGAAGCCCTCAAGCCGGAATTTAAAGCCTATAGCGGCCAAGTGATTGAAAACGCCAAAGCCTTAGCGGCAGCCCTGCAACAGCGCGGTTTCAAACTCGTTTCCGACGGTACGGACAATCACCTGATGTTAGTGGATCTGCGATCGATTTCGATGACCGGAAAACAGGCCGATCGCCGCGTCAGCCAGGTCAACATTACCGCCAATAAAAACACCGTTCCCTTCGATCCCGAATCGCCCTTTGTCACCAGTGGTTTGCGCCTGGGATCTCCCGCGATGACCAGCCGGGGGATGGGAACCGAGGAATTCACCGAAATTGGCAATATCATCGCCGATTGCCTCTTAAATCCCGAAGACGAGGCGATCGCCGCCGATTGTCGCCGTCGGGTCGCCCAGTTGTGCGAGAAATTCCCGCTTTACCCGCACTTGAACGTACCCGTCACCGCGATCGCCTAG